TACTGTTTCAATCACTTCCAtgatatatttgtcatatttgactttaagaaaaaccgtattcTAAAGAAATCGGCCTAAGGAGACCAAAgctattgataaaaaacttattttttatgttcctcccgaagaaaatgtctcaaaatcccatacaaacttcaggcttgttgagcgaccccttcccgtgatccgatctggcccaaatttggaaCGAGATCTTGTACAAGGCCTAGGAACAATTTTAGTCTGCAGCGCATAACGTTTCCAAAattcgggtcatttggggcactctactcTACACTCGTTAGAACGTTGGTTACAACATGGGCTCAAATGTAAACGCGATACTCAAAAGTGAACTTCAAACAAGAAAACACTACCACCGAAGATACAAAGTTAATTCTGTCTCTGCCGGTATTTTTCCTGCATCTCGAAGAAATTGTTTCGCTTTTCACCAGAAAACATACCGCATTCAAAACTCAACAATATTAATCAATCAGAAAGTACATACCTTGACCATAACGCTTAAAAATGACTCTTCTTATCAACCTTCTCCTACGGTCAGGAAATGGAATCAACAAAGGAAAGGATCCGAAAGGAAAAATCCGAAAACCAAACCCTCGCTGGTAAAAGCCCTTTTTCACACATTCTGGCGAGACTGGGTGCTACTAACGATTGTCACGGTGTTCGGAGAAATTGTCCTCAGAATAGTTCAGCCTATCTTACTCGGACGAGTGCTGCTGTATTTTAGGTATGCTTCGATACAAAATAATCGACCTAGAGAACTTTTATGTTGATCAAAAAATTTACTTCTTAGACGACAGTCGGATATCACAAGGGAGCAGGCCATCTACTACGCCGTGGCCATGATCGCTGCCAAGGCCGCAAGTATCGTGATGGAGAACCAATACTCCATCCTAACCTGTTTGACAGGATTTCGCAACAAAATCGCGCTCTGCAGTTTGGTTTATCGGAAGTCCTTAAGACTATCTCACAGTGCCCTCGGAGAAACTTCTCCCGGAAAGgtggtcaatttgatgtccAACGACATCGCTCGCTTCGAAATGGCTGCCTTAATGGTGTCGTACCTGTGGTCATCGCCGGTTTTGGCGATTGTGGTCCTGGTACTACTGTACTACGAAGTTGGCTGGGCTGGTCCCTTGGGAATGGTTGTGGTATTTTTGGCGACTCCCTTGCAATGTACGTAATTCAATTACTTAAGTTTGAAACAAGAATTTtgagtgaaaatttaaatttgcatAGCTCTTTTAGGAAAAACTGTTTCCAAGCTACGAATGCAGACGGCCTTCAAAACAGACGAACGAGTTAGGCTGATGGATGAGATCATCTCCGGGATCAACGTGATCAAGCTGTACGCTTGGGAGAAACCGTTTGCAAAGCTGATTTCGGAAGCTCGCCGAGCAGAGTTGAGGATTGTGCTGAAAAGTGGGCTGATTTGGGGACTGTTTATGACGTTTCAACTGTTTACCAGTAGAGCAGCGCTGTGTGCCACAATGGTGGCGTTGATCTTGACCGGAGAGGAGTTGACAGCTTCTAAAGTGTTTGTGGTTTCGAGTTATTTGACCATAGTTTCCCAAACGTTTTCCTGGTTATTTGTTAGAGCAGTGGCTGAGGTATCGGAAGTCCTAGTTGGTATTCATCGGTTTCAACATTTCCTAGAACATGATGAGGTATCCGAAGCGTACAGGAATGAGACGTCGAAGATAGTAAGTCgattatgaataaaatataGTGCAAGTAATGTTATTATTCTCATTTTACAGGATGATGAGCAGATTGCTAGGTCTGCTACTTCATCTGAGCTAGCTTTGGCTTTGCGAAATGTGAATGCTCGATGGAGTTCCTTGAAAAACACTGCACTTACCTCACATCCTACACTTCAAACAATTAACCTAGACGTTAAGAAAGGTAAACTCGTTGGAATAGTCGGTCCTGTAGGTGCCGGCAAGACTTCAGTCCTCCAGGCCATATTACGGGAGCTTCCGATAGAATCGGGATCTATCGAATGTGAAGGTACGATCTCGTATGTCAGCCAGGAACCCTGGCTTTTTGCGGGAACTATTCGCCACAATGTGCTTTTTGGGCTTCCCATGGACGCTAAACGATATAGAACGGTATTGAAGGTGTGCGCTCTGGATGTAGATTTAGAACAGTTTTCAAACGGAGACGAGGAATTGATCGGGGAACGAGGTATTTCTCTTTCTGGGGGTCAGAAGGCTAGGGTCTGGTAAGTTATCGACCTCTAACTTGGATTATCagtaaaatgttttaatttcagTTTAGCAAGAGCGATTTACAAAAAGTCAGATATTTACCTACTGGATGATCCGTTGAGCGCCGTTGATGCTCATGTAGCAAGACATTTGTATGATCTGTGCATTGGTGATGACGGGTATTTAGGCAAGCTTGGGGCTACTCGGATTTTGGTGACACACCAGGTGCACTTTTTGGTTGAATCCGATTGGATCATCATCATGGACGAGGTTGGCAAAGAGGGACAAACTTTTTACACCAAAtccacaaaatcattttcttttttcagggtCGAGTTGCCCACCAAGGAACTCCACATGACTTGATCCAAAAAGGTATTCTGAATCTACACGAAGTTGAACATGATCAGGAGGAAAGCTGCAGTGTTGCATCGAGCTCCTATGATACGGATTCATCCTCTAACAGTTCTAGCAAAAATAACGAGAAACTTGAGGAAGAAAATGCCAAACAACTGGACCGAGCTTTCGAGAAAACAGGAAACGACACACCTTCCAGGATTTTATTCATGAACTATTTAGCTGGAGTTGAAAGTTGGATCATTCTCGCCATATTGGCGATCCTGTTCGTATTGACGCAGGCTATCGTGTCTTTTGCCGATTACTGGGTCGGGTTTTGGTTATCACAAGAAGATCGACGTACGTTCCTGGCGAATTCAAACGCAACTATCGATGATTCCGAGAACGTTCCACTCAGTACAGACATCTGTCTGTACGTTCAATGTGCTGCGATTGCTAGTATTTTTCTCATTGCTTTAACAAGGTACGTATGAAGATCGATAAACTCTGGCTTTGAAAGGGCTCActacttttaatttgattttccaCAGGTCATTCAGCTTCTACAAGGCGTGCAACAAGGCTGCACAAGCGATCCACGATTGGACCTTCCGCGGATTGATTTCATCGGCAAAGTATTTCTTCGACACCAACCCTTCGGGAAGAATCTTGAACAGGTTTGCCAAAGATATGGGTTCAATGGACGAACTGCTACCTCGATCCGTACTCTACGCAATCCAGGCTAACCTCACCATTATTGGTTCCATGGTAGTGATCTTGATTGTTCAGCCTTACTTCATTGTACCGATTGTGGTTCTGTCGATAGTTCTGTTCTCCACAAGAAAAATTTACATGAGCACTTCCAAAAGTACTCGGCGCCTGGAAGGGATCAGTAAGTATTGCTTTGAGCTCTTGAAATCAATCTTTGGTTGTAGAACGGTTAATTTTACAGCCCGTTCACCAATATTCACGCACATCGCAACAACTTTAACGGGACTTCCAACAATCAGATCTTTCAAGGTCCAGAAACTTCTTATGGAGGAGTTCGATCAACATCAAAATGTCAATACCGGAGCAGGTTTTATGTTTCATTGTGGTCGAATAGCTTTCGGATTGGTTCTTGACGCCCTGTTCTTCCTACTTCTTGCTGTGGTAACTTTCACATTTCTCCTGATCGAAACCGATTCCTTAGGAGATAAGGTCGGATTGGTGATCACCCAGATCATGGGCCTTGCAGGGGTGCTACAGCTTGGCGTTCGGCAGAGTGCAGAGATGTTTAACCACCTAATCGCCGTTGAACGGCTGTTGGAGTACAAGAACTTGCCGGCTGAAGTTCAACCGGTAAAAGATTCTGAAGAATTAAAACGCAAAGAGAAGTGGCCCACGAGCGGTCAAATACAATTTTCGAGTGTGAACTTCTGTTACCATGTAAAATCACCACTTGTGCTGAGAAACCTATCATTCAAAGTTAAGCCTTCCGAAAAGGTAGGCATTGTAGGAAGAACTGGTGCTGGCAAGTCCTCGATTATTGGTGCTCTGTTTAGAACCGCAATCGTTGAAGGACGCATCGCAATCGATGGTGTTGACACTGGAACCATAACCCTTGAAACGCTTCGTTCCAATATCTCAATCATACCTCAAGATCCCGTGCTGTTCAGTGGTACTCTACGCAAAAATCTGGATCCTTTCGAGATATACTCAGATGCGGAGCTATGGGCTGCGTTGGAAATGGTGGAATTGAAAGACATCGCCAGTGGTCCTCAAGGGTTACAATGCCGTATCAACAATGGTGGATCAAATTTGAGCGTAGGTCAACGACAGCTGGTGTGTTTAGCGAGAGCCATCCTTCGGAACAACCGAATTCTGGTGCTAGATGAGGCTACCGCTAATGTTGATCCTGAGTAAGAATTCGTTTAAGTGGTGAACTTTTCAGatgaatttacattttttttttaattttcagtactGATAACCTGATTCAACGAACCATCCGGGAACGATTTGTCGAATGTACTGTTCTCACGATCGCTCATCGACTGAATACAATTATGGATTACGATCGTATCTTGGTCATGAGTGAGGGTCAAGCCGTGGAGTATGGAACACCGGCTGAATTGTTGCGCATACCACAGGGTGTTTTCAAGGATATTGTCCTGGCCACCGGATCGCTGGAAGCGGAAAATC
This sequence is a window from Uranotaenia lowii strain MFRU-FL chromosome 3, ASM2978415v1, whole genome shotgun sequence. Protein-coding genes within it:
- the LOC129754216 gene encoding ATP-binding cassette sub-family C member 4-like isoform X1, whose protein sequence is MEAPKVNLLENPRQGANLLSALTFWWSIDMFRLGSKRPLGVEDLYRPLDRDMASELGDRLERKWNQQRKGSERKNPKTKPSLVKALFHTFWRDWVLLTIVTVFGEIVLRIVQPILLGRVLLYFRRQSDITREQAIYYAVAMIAAKAASIVMENQYSILTCLTGFRNKIALCSLVYRKSLRLSHSALGETSPGKVVNLMSNDIARFEMAALMVSYLWSSPVLAIVVLVLLYYEVGWAGPLGMVVVFLATPLQSLLGKTVSKLRMQTAFKTDERVRLMDEIISGINVIKLYAWEKPFAKLISEARRAELRIVLKSGLIWGLFMTFQLFTSRAALCATMVALILTGEELTASKVFVVSSYLTIVSQTFSWLFVRAVAEVSEVLVGIHRFQHFLEHDEVSEAYRNETSKIDDEQIARSATSSELALALRNVNARWSSLKNTALTSHPTLQTINLDVKKGKLVGIVGPVGAGKTSVLQAILRELPIESGSIECEGTISYVSQEPWLFAGTIRHNVLFGLPMDAKRYRTVLKVCALDVDLEQFSNGDEELIGERGISLSGGQKARVCLARAIYKKSDIYLLDDPLSAVDAHVARHLYDLCIGDDGYLGKLGATRILVTHQVHFLVESDWIIIMDEGRVAHQGTPHDLIQKGILNLHEVEHDQEESCSVASSSYDTDSSSNSSSKNNEKLEEENAKQLDRAFEKTGNDTPSRILFMNYLAGVESWIILAILAILFVLTQAIVSFADYWVGFWLSQEDRRTFLANSNATIDDSENVPLSTDICLYVQCAAIASIFLIALTRSFSFYKACNKAAQAIHDWTFRGLISSAKYFFDTNPSGRILNRFAKDMGSMDELLPRSVLYAIQANLTIIGSMVVILIVQPYFIVPIVVLSIVLFSTRKIYMSTSKSTRRLEGITRSPIFTHIATTLTGLPTIRSFKVQKLLMEEFDQHQNVNTGAGFMFHCGRIAFGLVLDALFFLLLAVVTFTFLLIETDSLGDKVGLVITQIMGLAGVLQLGVRQSAEMFNHLIAVERLLEYKNLPAEVQPVKDSEELKRKEKWPTSGQIQFSSVNFCYHVKSPLVLRNLSFKVKPSEKVGIVGRTGAGKSSIIGALFRTAIVEGRIAIDGVDTGTITLETLRSNISIIPQDPVLFSGTLRKNLDPFEIYSDAELWAALEMVELKDIASGPQGLQCRINNGGSNLSVGQRQLVCLARAILRNNRILVLDEATANVDPDTDNLIQRTIRERFVECTVLTIAHRLNTIMDYDRILVMSEGQAVEYGTPAELLRIPQGVFKDIVLATGSLEAENLMNMVK
- the LOC129754216 gene encoding ATP-binding cassette sub-family C member 4-like isoform X2 translates to MIAAKAASIVMENQYSILTCLTGFRNKIALCSLVYRKSLRLSHSALGETSPGKVVNLMSNDIARFEMAALMVSYLWSSPVLAIVVLVLLYYEVGWAGPLGMVVVFLATPLQSLLGKTVSKLRMQTAFKTDERVRLMDEIISGINVIKLYAWEKPFAKLISEARRAELRIVLKSGLIWGLFMTFQLFTSRAALCATMVALILTGEELTASKVFVVSSYLTIVSQTFSWLFVRAVAEVSEVLVGIHRFQHFLEHDEVSEAYRNETSKIDDEQIARSATSSELALALRNVNARWSSLKNTALTSHPTLQTINLDVKKGKLVGIVGPVGAGKTSVLQAILRELPIESGSIECEGTISYVSQEPWLFAGTIRHNVLFGLPMDAKRYRTVLKVCALDVDLEQFSNGDEELIGERGISLSGGQKARVCLARAIYKKSDIYLLDDPLSAVDAHVARHLYDLCIGDDGYLGKLGATRILVTHQVHFLVESDWIIIMDEGRVAHQGTPHDLIQKGILNLHEVEHDQEESCSVASSSYDTDSSSNSSSKNNEKLEEENAKQLDRAFEKTGNDTPSRILFMNYLAGVESWIILAILAILFVLTQAIVSFADYWVGFWLSQEDRRTFLANSNATIDDSENVPLSTDICLYVQCAAIASIFLIALTRSFSFYKACNKAAQAIHDWTFRGLISSAKYFFDTNPSGRILNRFAKDMGSMDELLPRSVLYAIQANLTIIGSMVVILIVQPYFIVPIVVLSIVLFSTRKIYMSTSKSTRRLEGITRSPIFTHIATTLTGLPTIRSFKVQKLLMEEFDQHQNVNTGAGFMFHCGRIAFGLVLDALFFLLLAVVTFTFLLIETDSLGDKVGLVITQIMGLAGVLQLGVRQSAEMFNHLIAVERLLEYKNLPAEVQPVKDSEELKRKEKWPTSGQIQFSSVNFCYHVKSPLVLRNLSFKVKPSEKVGIVGRTGAGKSSIIGALFRTAIVEGRIAIDGVDTGTITLETLRSNISIIPQDPVLFSGTLRKNLDPFEIYSDAELWAALEMVELKDIASGPQGLQCRINNGGSNLSVGQRQLVCLARAILRNNRILVLDEATANVDPDTDNLIQRTIRERFVECTVLTIAHRLNTIMDYDRILVMSEGQAVEYGTPAELLRIPQGVFKDIVLATGSLEAENLMNMVK